The following nucleotide sequence is from Ailuropoda melanoleuca isolate Jingjing chromosome 12, ASM200744v2, whole genome shotgun sequence.
GCTTCCCCGCCACAGCGGAGAGTGACCCGGGCCAGAGAGCTCTCAGCAGTACAGCTTTTTAACAAGCACTTAAAGTAAAAAGAACCCTCTAGTGGCACACTGAGTTAGtttataagattttaatttacaaattaaaaagcgacatgttttattttttctcctttttctcttctttctttccatcactcttttccttctctttctctttgtcatcttttctatcctttttgctctcttctttttcttgcccttctttcttctctgcatcCCGGTTGGCAATCTTGTTGTTGATGAGGTTGTGCAGGGCGACCACGGAACGGATCAGCGAGGCCAAATACACTACTACCATCTGGTCGTTGGTCTTCAGGTAAAAGGCCTTGACAAACTCCTGGAGGCTGACATCCGGCAGCAGGTTGAAGACGTCCTGTAGCTGGTAGATGATCTGGTGGTTGATGGGCAGCTTGCCGGTGGCCACTTTCTCCAGGTAGCTCCTGATATCCAGAAGCTTGGAGTTCAGTCCCTTCAAGCCATGGACCTGGTTTGTGATCCGCTGGGAAAGAGTGCCCACTGTAGTGTCTTTGATGTCTCTGTAATAACCCACAAGAAGAAAGGGCAGGAAAAAGCCATCAGTATAGTATTATCACACAGGTTCTCACAATCTAGGTGAACACCCAGCTTTGTGGGGAAGGGCaagttttcaaaagaagaatGTTACTTCATCACTTTGCAGACCACCTTAGTTTTGATTTGGAgcatatattttatctttcttatcaCAAGGCATTTTGAAaccatttcacttaaaaaaaaaaaaaaagctatttcaaCTTCCCTGTTCCTGAAAAGAGTGGCATTTTCTCTACCCACATCTGTGTGATGTTGCGAGAAGCTTCCATCAGACAGGACTTTTTGAATCGCAGGGAATCTTATTTGAGAAAAACTATGAACCTTTTGAATTAAGTCaggattataatattttaaaataacccaCCCTACCGTAGCTTCTCCGCAGACAACTGTCTACCTTCACTGAAAACAACGTACACAGGAAGAACGcacacctgctttccttcctgcACGTGTTCCTGTCACAGGGAACACACTGCCCTTTGCCGACAAGATGTATTATCCACAGTCATAAACTGTAACTCAGGACACGCCAGAAATGATCCAGGCCTGGAACCCAGATCTCCCCACTCCTAATAGAGCTTCTTGGGGTGCTTATGATTCGGATGCCGTCCTGAGGCTCACCGTAACAAGTGCTCGACTCCAACTTCCTCGGCTTCCTCGGCTCCAATTTCACTGGTCACATGCTCAAATGTTTTTGAGGTTGGAGTTCCATCCTAGGAGAGGAGGCTTAACTATAGTTATTTACTTACAAACACCCCAGCACATGTTCCTTTCACACCTTGATTCCTCTGCTTTCAGTCAGATGACCTCATGGGTACATTAGTAGGCTTCCCAAGTGCTAGCAGAAAGGGGTGAGGTTTGCTTTGAGagttcagcctttttttttttttattataatttttattttgttatgttagtcaccatacagtgtatccttagtttttgatgtaatgttctatgattcattatttgcgtataacacccagtgcaccatgcaatatgtgccctccttaatacccatcacagcttatcccagtcccccacccacctcccctctgaagccctcagtttgttttccagagtccacagtcagAGTTCAGCCTTCTGGAATGACACTGCCGTGGCCCTGCTCAGTGTTTCTGAGGAAAATCTTGATAATCCCTTAAGCCCACTGTGGGGATGGACAGTTAAGGAAGTCTCAATTAGGTTGACTTTTAAAGCATATAGTTCTTTCTAGAATAGGCAGTATACAGAATACGTGTACTGGAAGCAAGCTCACAGGCAAGCTCAGATAATCTAAGTGTCCTTCAGATCAATGATGCCGGAGCACCAGAACATCGCAGTGAGGATAACCGGCTTCCCGGTGGCCTGAATTAGTCAGAGGGTCTGTTCAGGAATATGGTTCACTGTATCACCTAGTGACTTCCTGATGGGATTCAGGAGCAACTTTCCTCAGCTCTCACGCCAGAAGAGGCTGTACATCTTCTGGAATGGATGTAAGATGTCTGGAAGGCAGGAGAGCATAGCAGTGAAggcagactctggagccagactgcctgggttccaaGTCTGGCTCTGCCATGTCCAAAggagctgtgggaccttgggaaagtcacttaacttACACTAAGTGATATAAATGTTAGCAGTAATTATTTTATCCAGGACAATGTGAATCCTGCAAATGCCATTTTCCTCTTCACTTTGCTAGAATGGTCAGGACTGCATGGAATGCCTTTTCAGGTGCTCATTTTGCCTTGGCTTCATTTAATATTGTGGCCTTTGTGTCCCTTCCATCCCCTATTTAAAAATCTTGCTCTGTGTGTATAAGAGCCTCtaattctcttttgaaaaagGCAGagtaaaattaacttaaaaaactGTATCACATCAAGGATGAAAGCCTTACTGcaacaaggaaataaattttgatcTAAACTCCCTAGTggcaaagcaaaaagagaaacaggaggacAGAGTTCAGTGCAAGGAACATTTGCAGGGAGTTAacctaaaatttttttcctgatttaaaaactgaatataaagATAAATTCTACGTATCTAAATCCAAAGGCAGACTTTTTCCTCAGACTTTTGACTCTGGAAATTCAAGATTGAGCTCAAGTGCAAAATTTTATGCTCCCAAcaccacacacatatatttttacatcAAATGCTACCCTAGAATCTAAGTTGAGTTTTCCTGGAAATAGAGAAAAGCTATATTCTGGAACCTCTTTGTGTCGACACCCAAAGCACACAGCAGGCATTGGATGCTGGAGAGCTGAGTATTCAGGTGTCAAATCACACAGATGGGTCTTGCCATCTGGCTCCACGCAGCTCTGACCCACTCTATTTGAAAAACTGTATCTCGTCTATACAGAATGAAAATCTTCAAGGAGAAAGGAATGCTGGCAGAGAGGAGCTGGACAGTGGAAACTCTATTAGATTAAGACTAAGCTCACAGGCTCTGCATTTACTTTGCTGTGAACATCTCTGGGCAATCACATGATgactctgggcctcaatttcatGTGTAAAAGGGGATTTTAGATTTCTATGGTCCTCTTGATTTCTAAAATTTGGTGATTCAAAAACTCAAGGGGGAAAGAAACATAGTACCAAACTGTTGACAGAAATCAACAACCTACTCTTTGTTGGAGATAAAAGAGTTGTTGacttaaaaacaacacaacatCCAAATCGTCCAATAAGCAGCAAATCTAATCTCCTCGGCTCATAGCAAGAGAACTTACATCATGGACTTCTTCCACTGAAATATATGCTTCTGTGGGCAGTCCCAGGTCCTTTGGCTTCACGTCAATGATGACCAGTACCTGTCAGAAAAACATACTTTAGCAAACAACCTCACACCAAGCACGTAAGGAATAATCACAGCCATTCTTCTTATGATGATTACTGAAGCTATTTCATTCAACCAGACAAAAGCTGGAATTTTCAGCAGAAATGAGTCTACATTTCATGTGATCCCACCATCTGCTCTGCTCTTCACCACCATCTGAAAACAAGCTGAGAGGTAGTATGGTGTGGTTATCAAGCATGAGGAAGTCAGAATCAAGACAGCCAATGGTTTGATCCTGGCCCCCACATGTATAAGACCTTACTAAcaactctgagcctcagttttcttgttgtAAGGAGAACAACCCCATATGGCTATCGAGAGGATTAAGCACTTAGCACATATTTATTGTTACTTATTAAATATCCTGGGTTATTGTATACTATACAAACCACTACCAATTAACAAAAACAGTTTAGAGAAAAAGCAGTGAAATGATTTACTACCCGATCCTTCCTAGGATGCTTATGTAAGTTAGCTGCTAAGGAATATCATTCAAGAGTTTTAAAGATAGAGTGCACTTACTGAGTTAGGGCAGTATCTTTTCATGAGTTCGTTAATGGCGATGTCATTCTTGTGTAGTTTAGGGCCTGTGTGGTACCACCCAACTATTCTTTCTCTGGCTGGGAAGGAAAACATTAGTGGGTTTGAACTGTTTCATGAAGATCTATAGAATTCCCTCAAAAAGGGTGGTAAGAACTCTAGTCCTTACGTTCTCTACCCTTTTCAAAATTCCAGACATCTATTTTAAACCTTGACATACCTGTGAaatttgaaactgaaaaacagaattcTCAGAAAATAAGCAATGAGGGTAATCCAGAGATATCTGTATCTCAGACTAGTTGAGACCAGTCACATACGACACTAGGAAACAATTCCAAGGCAACATATAAACAAACCCAAGTCTATGTCACAGAGATTGGAACTGTGAACGCTGTGGgaataaatatttccaaagtgTATGTGGTtgctataatgaaataaaatgaaaataatttatgtgacagagagatataTTGACCCTGAAGGTATTTAAGGTCTAGGGGCAGGTGGATTTGGTTTCATAGTTCTTCACTTTTCTGTTAGGGAGGGCTGGCTAGCTCCAAAACCTAGGTGGGTCTAGCTGGCCTTAAATTGCTACTCTCGTTTCTCATTTATTCTCCCTCATTCCTCTACTACACTAGTCTTACAAGTATAGCTAAATGAAAGAGCCCTTGatattaaacaaagaaaagggaatactaaaaaatgaaaagacatcggGGGCATGTACctgggcacatgcacacacaaatacacacacatataaatcaATGCCACAAtgccttcttaaaaaaacaaaacaaaacatcaagaCATACCATTGACCTTCTTAAACATTCCATACATGTTTTCCAAATAGTCATGGTCTAAAAACCAGACAGAATCATCTTTGTCATCTTCATCAAAAGGgactaaagaagagaaaaaaaagtaagatttagTTTAGGGTGATGGATAGAACTAGCTTAGGAGACTCCTAGGCCACACAGGATCCACCTAAGTGTTTGGTTTGTCCAATAtggtattaaaattatttttgagttgCTCTCATTAATACTGggagatttcatataaaaatccagACTTCCGGTTTCACTTGAAATTGGAAGGCCTGGCAACAACTGGCTAGAGCCAGGCGGGTTTCCCCCTTTAAAATGGACACATGCTCGTTGGTTTGCTAAAAGCCCCATCACTTCCTAATATTTCCCTTTGCTGAATGACATTTCTGCTTGGTCCTTTCAGATACTGGAGTTCATGACCTCTAGTCTAGAGTTCACTCTAGAgcaattattttgttctttgttgttaACTTTAATCGTAAAATACACAGATACATTCTTGTAAAGGTTCACGACACTGAGTAAAAGGTAATGGTCTCCATCTCCGTCTGCCAACCCATAACCATGGTTAACAGTCTAGTGCAGGGACTTACAAATGACATCAGAGCTgcctatttttataaagttttgctAGCATACAGCAACCCCTTTGTCAACATACTGCCTGTAGCTGCTTTCCTGCTACAATACAGGGCTGAGCAGTTGTAATggagaccatatggcctgcaaatTTAGAATATTTACTATTCAGTTTAGTGAGTAACCTTTAGCCTTCCTCTCATACTTCAGCAATTCTGAAAGAGAACTTCTGGGTTGTAGTAAAAATGGAAAccataaaagtttctttttttaagtttttgagataTTTGACATTTTAACCCAGGTGCAGAACAACGTAAGATTTGTCTTATACCTGCAAAACTGTTGGATACGTCGAGTACTTTCTTTTGCCATGACCCCAAAAGCACACCAACAACACGCTTCTGGTTTCCAACCTTGCCTATTctgaaggagaaagcagaaggTCAGTCTGACAAGCACACAGAAACGTGGACCCAACAATTAGATCCTCAAAAGGAAATATCAACAGTACAGATACAACTTAGCTTACCTGGGAACTAATCCCACTAAACAAATATAATAGTGTCAGGTTAGTccttaatattaaattttaataaatacaatggGAAATTCATCAACTTTGTACATTGGCAGTCTTTACACTGTTGACTGCAAGAAATACATGCTCAGAAAAATGTCAAACTTTCTAGAAcctgaaaatggagaaaatgaaaacccgCCAGgtctgaagagttttaaaatgCTACTTGGTGTTTGAaagtatatttcatttaaattatgcTGCCacctttaactttttcttttgcagttttctcctttaaactttccccatctttcctatcctttttcttttgttttaagattttatttatttatttgacagagatagagacagccagcgagagagggaacacaagcagggggagtgggagaggaagaagcaggctcatagtggaggagcctgatgtggggctcgatcccgtgacgccgggatcacgccctgagccgaaggcagacgcttaaccgttgtgccacccaggcgcccccctatctTTCctatccttaaatattttctgaaagaaacacTTTAAAGTAGAACCACTTTTACGGGCTGGCTTGCCAGCTGTTCTCTGGAATATCTATTCCATGTGGACAAGCCCCACTAGTAGTTCTAATTCTTTGTACCATTTAGGGGCTCAGAA
It contains:
- the PSMD7 gene encoding 26S proteasome non-ATPase regulatory subunit 7; protein product: MPELAVQKVVVHPLVLLSVVDHFNRIGKVGNQKRVVGVLLGSWQKKVLDVSNSFAVPFDEDDKDDSVWFLDHDYLENMYGMFKKVNARERIVGWYHTGPKLHKNDIAINELMKRYCPNSVLVIIDVKPKDLGLPTEAYISVEEVHDDGTPTSKTFEHVTSEIGAEEAEEVGVEHLLRDIKDTTVGTLSQRITNQVHGLKGLNSKLLDIRSYLEKVATGKLPINHQIIYQLQDVFNLLPDVSLQEFVKAFYLKTNDQMVVVYLASLIRSVVALHNLINNKIANRDAEKKEGQEKEESKKDRKDDKEKEKEKSDGKKEEKKEKK